The DNA sequence CGGCAGGTGGCCGAGGTCCTCGGCCAGGGCGGCGAGGTTGCCTTCGGGTTCGTGGCGTCCCTGGGCGGCCAGGGCCTGTTGGAGGTGGGCCGTGGCCTCGGCCGGGGTGAACAGGCCCACCGGGACCAGGCGGCCGTGGGTGGCGAGGGCGGCGTCGCGGCGGCGGGTGGTGACCAGGGTCCGGCCGCGGGCATGGGTGGGCGGCCACAGGGCGCGCAGGTCGGCCGGGTCCGCGACGTCGTCCAGGACGATCAGCCAGCGGGGCCGGCCCGGTGCGGGTTCGAGCCAGGCCAGGAAGGCGTGTGCGGCCCGTTCCGGGTCGGCGGGGTCCGTGTGGAGGATGTCCGCGGCGGCCTGGGCGTAGGCGTCGATGACGGCCTGGCGGGTGGCGGCGGTGACCCAGACGAGTAGCTCGACCTGGCCGTCGGCCCAGGCGTGGCGGGCGTGGTCGGCCGCGAGTTGGGTCTTGCCGACCCCGCCCATCCCGGCCAGGACCTGGCACAGGACCGCTGTGCCGCCGCCCTCCACGGCGGAGCGCAGCCGGTGCACCTCGGCCCGGTCCTGGAACGAACCGGCCCGGCGGGGGATCACCCCGACCTGGTGCGGCCAGGAGACGGCATGCCGGGCGGCGGCCTGGTAGGTGACCTGGCCGATGTGCTGCGCCGCCAGGCTGCCCTGCCCGGCGTGCACGAATACGCCGCCGGCCGGTGGCGCGGTGGCGGGGAGGCTTGGGAACGCCGGTCCGGTCAGCCCTGGGACGGATCCGGCACCGGAGGGGGGCCGATGTGCGCGCCCCCGTGCAGGACGGCCGCCGCGATCGATCCGCCCTCGGCGCTGACGCGGATGTCGCCCCCGGCCGCGACTCCGCCGGCCCCCGCCGAGACCCGGCCGGCCTCCGCGGTGTCCTCCAGCAGGGCCCGTAGCCCGGCGGCCGCGTCGGTCCGCCCGGCGTCGTCGAGACTCTCGAGCAGATCCTCGAAACGGGTGCGCCAGACCTGTGCCTGGAGGTTCTGTTCCTGCTCCGATCCGCCGGCGGCCGCGAGTTCGGCGGCGGTGCGGTCCAGTCGCTCCAACTGGATCCGCTCGCGCTCGCCGTCGCCCCGCCCGAACCACCGCGCGACCCGGTCGCGGACTTCCGTCCACGCGTCCGTCGTCGCGGCCTGCACGACTGCGGCGCCCCCCGCTGCGGCCAACGCCGCCAACGATTCGGCCAGCATCTCGTACCCACCCCCATGTCCCGGATCCCTCGTACGCGGCCCTCGACGGGTCACGAGCCACGTCCGAACGTACTTCTGCGCAGCGGCGCGCACGGCCCTTTCGGCCAAGAGAGCGCGAGGCCGCAGCCGTCGGGTCCGGGGCCGTCATCATGGATCCCATGACGAACGACGGGGAAGCGAAGGGCGGTCCGGTGTCGTGTCCGGGCTGCGGGACGGGGGACAACGTCCCGGTCGCCGCGGTGCAGCGGGGCAAGGACCGGATCCGGCTCGCCCCGGCACCGAACAAGACCGGCGACGGCTGCGCGAACTTCATCGAGGGCACCGTGATCGCCGGGCTGGTCGCCTGCGCGGGCGCGTACTACGCCGACGACCGGGACTGGCCCTGGCTCCTGCCGGCGGGGATCGTCGGTGCGCTGCTCGTGATGGTGGGGACGATCGCCGTGATCCGCAGCGAGGGCAAGGACAAGCGGCGGGTGGAGGCCGGCGCGGACCG is a window from the Streptomyces sp. NBC_01244 genome containing:
- a CDS encoding MrpF/PhaF family protein — encoded protein: MTNDGEAKGGPVSCPGCGTGDNVPVAAVQRGKDRIRLAPAPNKTGDGCANFIEGTVIAGLVACAGAYYADDRDWPWLLPAGIVGALLVMVGTIAVIRSEGKDKRRVEAGADRAAEAAAGARYCAPCDGVFYPSGGPWQGVAAPERFRHHVWTAGGYGDQLDEKEKAAAGEGETS